A single genomic interval of Rutidosis leptorrhynchoides isolate AG116_Rl617_1_P2 unplaced genomic scaffold, CSIRO_AGI_Rlap_v1 contig462, whole genome shotgun sequence harbors:
- the LOC139883866 gene encoding demethylepipodophyllotoxin synthase-like: MNFLFQVRTAIFFGLIAFLLFLYRNFRNKKLAPPEAGGAWPIIGHLHLLGGPEPAHKVLGKMADKYGPIFTVKLGVHRALIASNWEMAKECLTINDRVFANRPKTLALESENQWCNHRLHDHNANSNQIDMKRWFNDVTLNEILRLVLGKRSDDDQNGQWKGALVKFLELSGLFVVSDGLPFLRWFDIGGHEKEMKKSKELDVVAQQWVNEHKLQRTSEIVKVNGEDQDVMDVLLSVIDDSEKEFEGRDADTIIKATCLPDRIPQPVTLVWVLSLLKNPHTLKKVQQELDTHIGRDKQVKESDIDKLIYLQAAVKETLLLYPPGPLLIPHESTEDCIVANYHVPENTQLHVNFFGRFIEIPEFGQTLKNFNQKHVYQVVVIWTLRDKTSNSCHLVVEEGCALESHLLYKFYILHWLSCYMDLILPLIK; this comes from the exons ATGAACTTCCTTTTTCAAGTTCGAACTGCTATCTTCTTTGGCTTGATTGCTTTTCTACTTTTTCTTTATCGGAATTTTCGTAACAAGAAATTAGCTCCACCGGAAGCCGGCGGTGCATGGCCGATAATCGGTCACCTACACTTACTAGGAGGTCCAGAACCAGCACACAAAGTGCTAGGCAAGATGGCAGATAAATATGGTCCGATATTCACTGTTAAATTAGGCGTGCACCGAGCTTTAATCGCGAGCAATTGGGAGATGGCTAAAGAATGTCTGACAATAAATGACAGAGTCTTTGCTAATCGTCCCAAGACTCTAGCGCTAGAG TCAGAGAATCAGTGGTGCAATCATCGATTGCATGATCATAATGCCAATTCTAATCAGATTGATATGAAGAGATGGTTCAATGACGTGACGTTAAATGAGATTTTGAGGTTAGTCCTTGGGAAGAGAAGCGATGATGATCAGAATGGGCAATGGAAAGGGGCTTTGGTCAAATTTTTAGAGTTGTCCGGGCTATTTGTGGTGTCCGATGGGCTGCCGTTTTTGAGATGGTTTGATATTGGAGGACATGAAAAGGAGATGAAGAAATCCAAAGAGTTAGACGTGGTTGCTCAACAATGGGTAAATGAGCACAAACTTCAGAGGACTTCAGAAATAGTCAAAGTTAATGGTGAAGACCAAGATGTCATGGATGTCTTGCTGTCTGTTATTGATGACTCGGAGAAAGAGTTTGAAGGTCGAGATGCCGACACCATTATCAAAGCTACATGCCTG CCGGATCGGATACCACAGCCTGTGACATTAGTATGGGTTCTATCACTACTTAAAAATCCTCATACACTGAAGAAGGTTCAACAAGAGTTGGACACACATATTGGCAGAGATAAGCAAGTGAAGGAATCGGACATCGATAAATTAATCTATCTCCAAGCTGCAGTCAAGGAAACTCTCCTTTTATATCCACCTGGTCCATTATTAATTCCACATGAATCAACGGAAGATTGCATTGTAGCAAATTACCACGTTCCAGAAAACACACAACTCCATGTCAATTTTTTTGGAAGATTCATCGAGATCCCCGAGTTTGGACAGACCCTGAAGAATTTCAACCAGAAACATGTCTATCAAGTTGTAGTTATTTGGACGTTAAGGGACAAAACATCGAATTCATGCCATTTAGTAGTGGAAGAAGGATGTGCCCTGGAGTCTCATTTGCTCTACAAGTTCTACATCTTACATTGGCTAAGTTGCTacatggatttgatattaccactcaTCAAATGA